A segment of the Streptomyces sp. NBC_00376 genome:
CATCGCCGAGAACGGCGGCGGCCTCTACGGAATCGAGGAGGCGGTGGCCGCCGTGACCATCCTGGGGAGGACCCGATGAGACCCGGCTACGCGGACCTGATCCTGTCGGCGCTGCGCAGGCGGCCCGAGCGCACCGCCTTCCGCTTCACCGGCGACGACGGGACAAAACACACCTGGACCTACGGTGAGACCGCGGAACGGATCGAACGCACCGCGGCCGCGTTCGGACGACTGGGCCTCACGCCCGGCAACGGGCTCGCCCTGCTGTGCGGCCCGAACCCTCAGGCGTTCACCGTCATGGCCGCCGCCTGCCTGGCGGGACTGCGCTACGCCGCCTTGCACCCGCTGGCCACCGCGGACACCGACCGGACCGTCCTGCGCGACAGCGCGTCCGACTACCTGGTCGTGGACGACACACGCTTCGCCGCCCGGGCCCGCCCCAACGGCACCAAGGCGATCACCCTCGCCGAACTCGACCGCCTCGCCGCCGACACACCCCCCGGTCCGGACGACCCGCGCGGCCCCGCGCTCTACCTCTTCTACACCGGCGGCACGACCGGCGAACCCAAGGGCGTGATGCTGCGCGACCGCTCACTGCTCGCCAACGCCTGGGCCTGCTCCACCTGGGCCTGGCCGCCGGACACCCACTTCCTGATCACCACCCCCATGTCGCACGCCGCCGGGCTCCTGGTCGCCCCCGGTCTGCTCCACGGCGCGGGCTTCGAACTCCACCCCTCCTTCGACCCAGACCACGTCATCGACGCGATCGAACGCGACGGCGTGAGCGCCACGTTCGTCGTCCCCACGATGCTGTACGCCTTGCTCGACCACCCTCGGCTCCCCGCAGCCGACCTGTCGGGGTTGAACTGGGTCCTCTACGGCGCCGCACCCGCCGCACCCGCCCGGCTCGCCCAAGCGCACCAGCTCCTCGGCCCCGTGCTCAGCCAGCACTACGGCCAGGCCGAGGCCCCCAATGCCCTAACCGTCCTGGACCCGGCCCAGCACCGCGACGACCCGCACGTCCTGGGCAGCTGCGGTCGGCCCATGCCCGGCGTGGAGATCGCCCTGCTCGACCCGCACGGCCGGCACGTACCGGCAGGCGAGCCCGGCGAGCTGTGCGTCCGAGGACCGCTCGTGATGGACGGCTATTGGAACAAGCCCGAGCAGACCGCAACGGCGCTCGATGGAGGCTGGCTGCACACCGGCGATGTCGCCCGCCAGGACGACACCGGCCTGATCACGATCATCGACCGGATCAAGGACACCATCATCACCGGCGGGTTCAACGTCTACCCGCGCGAGGTCGAGGACGCCCTCGCCACACACCCGGCCGTCGCCGCCAGCGCCGTCTACGGCACCCCCGACCCAAACTGGGGCGAAGCCGTCACCGCCACCGTGGTCCTGCGCCCCGGACGGCAGGCCACTCCAGCGGATCTGATGGACCACGTCCGCGCCCGCAAGGGCGCACTCTGGGCCCCGAAAATGCTCCATCTCGCCGATTCGCTGCCCCTCACCGCCCTTGGCAAGATCGACAGGAAGAAACTCCGCAACCAGCCCTGAACGGGGCTCGGGCGCGCAAACCGCCCCACCTCCTCAGATGACACACCCCACACGGCCGGCGCTGAGCGCACCATGGCGCGTGCTCCCGC
Coding sequences within it:
- a CDS encoding AMP-binding protein, which encodes MRPGYADLILSALRRRPERTAFRFTGDDGTKHTWTYGETAERIERTAAAFGRLGLTPGNGLALLCGPNPQAFTVMAAACLAGLRYAALHPLATADTDRTVLRDSASDYLVVDDTRFAARARPNGTKAITLAELDRLAADTPPGPDDPRGPALYLFYTGGTTGEPKGVMLRDRSLLANAWACSTWAWPPDTHFLITTPMSHAAGLLVAPGLLHGAGFELHPSFDPDHVIDAIERDGVSATFVVPTMLYALLDHPRLPAADLSGLNWVLYGAAPAAPARLAQAHQLLGPVLSQHYGQAEAPNALTVLDPAQHRDDPHVLGSCGRPMPGVEIALLDPHGRHVPAGEPGELCVRGPLVMDGYWNKPEQTATALDGGWLHTGDVARQDDTGLITIIDRIKDTIITGGFNVYPREVEDALATHPAVAASAVYGTPDPNWGEAVTATVVLRPGRQATPADLMDHVRARKGALWAPKMLHLADSLPLTALGKIDRKKLRNQP